The window TGTGCACCGAGCCGGACCGCGTCGGCGAACTCGCCGGCGCACCGCTGCCGTTCCACGTCCTGTCGGGCGCGCACGACGACACCTGGCCGGTGGCACTCCTCGACGACATGGCCCTGCGGCTGAACGCGCACCGCACGGTCATCACGGGGGCCGAGCACTCCCCCAACGCCGACCGGCCCCTGCCGATGGCCGCCGCCCTCGCCGACTTCTGGGACGGCGTCCGGACGGTCTAGTACTGCGCCCGCAGATGCTCCCAGAACCCGTCCCGCAGGGCGCGCCGCAGATCGGCCTGTCCGCGCAGCGAGTACTGCAACAGTCCCTCCGCCTCCACGAGCAGGTCCTGGTCGACCGAGCCGGGCAGATAGGGGTGGCCGTGCAGCAGCTCCCCGAGCGTCTCCCGGCCGCGTGCCGCCAGCCACTTCGCCGCGATCTGGGCGCCCACGAACCGCACGTCCTCGCGGGTCGGCCGGCCCGTGGTCGCCTCGAAGGCGGCGGCCGTGCGGCGGGAGACGTAGGGCTTGAAGAAGTCCAGGTCGAGCGTGCGCTGGCTGTCGACCTCCCACAGCAGGGGCTCCGCCTGGTTGCGGCCCTCCGGCGCCTCGATGCCCCACAGGTGGACCCGGGCGCCGTAGCCCTGCGCCGCCTCCACCGCCGACACCAGGTCCTCGTCGCCGCCGAGCAGGGCCGCGTCGCTGATGGCGCGGTGCCGGGCGAGTGACTCCAGGTCGGAGCGGATGAGGGAGTCGACGCCCTTCTGCTGGTTGTTGGCGTTCAGGTTGCCCAGGCGCACCTTGACGTCCGGCAGCTCCGCGATGGTCTGCTGCTCCGCCGTGTGGATGCGGCGGCGGGCGCCGTCGTACCAGTAGACCCGCAGCAGCCTGCTGTCCGCGAAGATCGTGCGGGCCTTGTCGATCAGCGCGTCGATCAGGCCCTCGGCGTCCAGATCGAACGCGCGGCGGTCCTCCGTACCGGCGGCGAGCCGTCCCGCGGCCGCGTAGAGGTACCCGGCATCGACGAAGATCGCATGGGTCGAGGGTGTCTTCGCCACCTCGGCGAGCATGCGCTGGAGCAGCTCGTTGGTGTGGTCGATGCGGGCGCTCAGGGCCGCGAGGTCGTCGTTCATCACTTCCATTGTCCTGGCGGTCACGCTGCGAACACAAACGGTCCCGGTCGGTCCCGTAACGACACTCTTACGGCACAGTAATTAGCCGTTCGAAAAATTTCCTTAGCGTAGGGAATGTTTGAACCATGCAGTCCTGTTGACCCATATGGAACACCGGGCACCGACGCCTCGTGGGCCGCCACACCAAGTAGTTCTCCTCAGGAGGATGACCAGACGAAGGGAGAAGCCCTTGCGCTTCGAAATCATGCACCTCGACGATGTCGACGGCACGCCCGTGGACACGACCGTCGTGGACGCCGCCTCCGTCAACCGGATCGTTCAGCAGGCCGCCGCCACCGGGCAGCGCCTCTGGATCCGCCCGGCCGGGACCACGGCCTCATAACGCGCGCAGCTCTCCCCCACTTCGACAGCCCCCGCCCGGCACCGGCCGCGCGGGGGCTGTCGCTGTTGCGGACCGCTGTGACCGGGGGCGTACTGGCTGGGGGGCCCAGCGAGAGCGAACAGGACGGTGGGACACATGTCCGAGACGGGCCGGTCGAACGGGGAGCTGCACCAGCAGGCCAGGGACGAGGCCGCGCGGCGGTACGAGGACTCCACCGCGGAGCGTGAGCGGATCGAGGGCGAGCTGGCGGCCGGGGTGCGCTTCCCGGACGCCCCGGACGCGCTCGCCGTCCGCGCGGACCGGATCCTCGAGCGGGGCGGTCTGTCGCCCTCCGCGGTCGTGGCGGACATCCACGCCGAGGCCATGGACCTGCCCGACGCCAACGAACGCATCATCGACCTGTCCAACGAGCTTCAGGCCTGGAGCTTCCTGCCGCGCGGGGTCAGGGCCGGGTCCTCGGTCGCCCGGATCACCCTGCGCCGCGACGGCCGTGAGCTGCCGCACGGCACCGGCTTCCTGGTGTCGCCGCGGCTGATGCTGACCAACCACCACGTACTGCCCGACGAGAGCTTCGCCCGCCGGTGCTTCGCCGAGTTCAACGCCCAGGTCACGGTCGACAACCTCCCCGACGCCACCGTCCGCATGGAGCTCGACCCGGGGGCCTTCTTCGCCGCGGACAGACGGCTGGACTTCGCCCTGGTCGCGGTCGCACCCGCCCCGGACGGCCGCCCGCCGGGCGAGATCTTCGGCTGGAACCGGCTCAGCGTGCAGATCGGCAAGCTGGTGCTCGGCGAGAAGGTGAACATCATCGGTCACCCGGACGGGCGCCTCAAGGAGATCGTTCTGCGCGACAACGCGGTGCTGGTACGGCTCGACGACTTCGTCCACTACCGGACCGACACGCGCCCCGGCAACTCCGGCTCCCCCGTCTTCAACGACCAGTGGGAGGTCGTGGCCCTGCATCACAGCGGCGTGCCGAAGAAGGACGACCGGGGCCGCGTCCTGCGCAAGGACGGGCAGCCCTGGCACGAGGGAGACGGCGACGACGCGATCGAGTGGGTCGCCAACGAGGGCGTCCGCATCAGCGTGATCCTCAAACACCTGGCCCGGCTGGACCTCGACCCCGCCCGGCGCGCCCTGCTGACCGAGATGGGCCCGGACTCGGGCCTGGACCAGAGCACGGCCCCGCTCCCCGCGCCGACGCTGCCCGGCGTCACGCCCCCACCGGCCTCCACCACTCCGGCAACCGAGAGCGGAACGGATGCCCAGCAGCCCAAGGTCGGACGCCCGGCGCGGAGCACCGCCTTCGGCGGCCGCCGCCACCTGCTCTTCCTGCACGGCAGGGACCAGCACGGCAAGGTTCCCGAGGTCCTCCGCCGGGAGTGGACGGCGGGCCTGAACCGCGGACTCACCCTCGCCAGCCTGCCCCCGATCGACCCGCAGGACGTGTGGTTCCCCTTCTACGGCACGAGACTGCACAACCTCGTGACCGGCCAGGAGAGCGCGGTCGAGGCCATCGGCCTGGACGAGGTGAGCGCCGCCGCTGCCGCCGAGATCTTCGCCGCGAAGTCACCGACCGGTTCCTACGACCGACTGCTCTACGAGGCGGCCGCCCGGGCCGGCATGCCGCAGAACGGCCCGGCGGCCACCGAGGGCTTCGGGGCGGGCCTGGTCGGGACGCTGCACCGGCCGCTGAGCTGGCTGGCCGCACGGTCCGACCTGGACGAGTGGACCATCGCCACGTTCCTGCGGGACGTCGATCTGTACCTCGGCGACAGCGCCGTACGGCAGTCCGTGCTGGACAGCGTCATGGCGACCATGCCCACCACCGGCGAACTGGTGCTGGTCACGCACAGCCTGGGCACGGTCGTCGGCCTGGACCTGCTGACCCGGCTCCCGGAGACCCTCGACCCGGTCCTGCTCGTCACCGCGGGCAGCCCGCTCGGCCTGGACGGCGTCAACGAACGGCTCCTCGCCCGCGGCCCGCACCGGCCGCCCCGGGTGCGTGACTGGGTCAACGTCTGGTGCCCCACCGACTCGGTGGCCATCGGCTGCCCGCTGGAGGACGAGCGCTGGGGCAAGCTCACGCAGCTCGCCGTCTCCAACGGCCGCGACCGTGCGCACAAGATCGACGAGTACCTCGCCCACTCGGAAGCGGCCGGTGCGATCGGCTCGGTGCTCGGCCGGACCTGACGCGCCCGCCCCGTCAGCTCCCCTGGATCACCTGGGTGACGCCGTTGATGATCTGCTGCACGGCGATCGCGGACAGCATCATGCCCGCGAGCCGTGTCACCAGGACCACGCCGCCGTCCTTGATGATCCGGATGATCACCAGCGAGTAGCGCATCACCAGCCACAGCACGACATGGATGGCCAGGATCGCCGCCCACACGGACACCTGCGCGGCGACGCTGTGCGCCTTCTGCACGGCGAGGATGACCGACACGATCGCCCCCGGCCCGGCCAGCAGCGGCATGCCCAGCGGCACGAGGGCGACGTTGACGTCCTTGGTCTGCTTCGGCTCGTCGGTCTTCCCGGTGAGCAGATCGAGCGCGATCAGCAGGAGCAGCAGCCCGCCCGCGATCATCAGCGCGGGCACGGAGACATGCAGATAGTCGAGGATCTGGTGCCCGAGCAGCCCGAACACGGTGATCACCCCACCGGCGACACAGACGGCCTGAAAGGCCATCCGCTTCTGCACCTTGGCGGGCCGGCCGGCGGTGAGCGCGAGGAAGATCGGGGTGATCCCGGGGGGATCCATGATGACGAAGAGAGTGAGGAAGAGGGAGCCGAAGACGGCGAGTTCGAACATGGGTGATGGCCTTGCAGGGTTGATGAAACGCGCGGTTACCGCTGTGGGCAGGCGTTCCGTTGGGGGTCCCCCCAGGCCCTTCAGGCACTGGGGGAGGAACGGGTGGGCACAGCCGACAGCGCCGGGTGCCTTGAAACGGACCTACAGGAGAGAAACCTCAGACCCCGCCAGCCCCCGGCACGGGAAACGCCCCGAAAGCCCGCCGAGTGATCTCCCCGTACACCTCGGGATCCGTCGTGTACTCCCCGAGCACACACGTCTTCCGACTGCCGTGATAGTCCGACGACCCGGTCACCAGGAGCCCCAGCTCCTTCGCCAGCCCCCGCAGCCGCGCCCGCGTATCCGCGTCGTGCTCCATGTGGTCGACCTCGACCCCGTCCAGCCCGGCCGCCGCCATCTCCGCGATCGCGGCCTCCGGCACCGTACGCCCCCGCTTGCTCGCCGCGGGATGCGCGAACACGGCGACCCCGCCCGCGCCCTTGATCAACCGGATCGCCTCGAAGGGGTCGGTCTCGTGCTTCTCGACGTAGGCCCGGCCGCCGTCGGCCAGCCAGTCCGGGCTGAAGGCGTCGTTCACGGTCGGCACGACACCCAGCTCGACGAGCGCGCTCGCGACATGCGGGCGACCGACGGACCCGTCACCGGCGATCCGCGCCACCTGCTCCCAGGTCACGGGCACGCCCAGCGCCTGGAGCTTGGCGATCATGCCCTGCGCCCGGGGCACCCGGTCGTCCCGCACCAGCTCGCGCTCGGCGAGCAGCGCCGGTTCCGCGGCGTCGAAGAGGTAGGCGAGCATGTGCATGCTGACGCCGTCGAGTCGGCAGGAGAACTCGGCCCCGGTGACCAGCGTCAGCCCCTCGGGCAGCGCGGCGATCGCCTCGGCATGCCCGCGGGTGGTGTCGTGATCGGTGAGCGCGACGACGTCCAGCCCGGCCGCGGCAGCCTTGCGCACCAGCTCGGCCGGGGTGTCCGTGCCGTCGGAAGCGGTGGAGTGGGTGTGCAGATCGATACGCACGACACGGACTCCAGACGCTCACGGGACGAACAGGGCTGCTCAAGGATAACCGGATTTTCAACATCCGATGTCACACCCGAACCAAGGAAGCGCCCCCTACACCCCGACGCCCCCAAAGGGGCGCGGGGAACTGCGCGACCAGCCACGTCCGCCCCGCGGCCGCGCGCAAACCGAACCACCGCCCCCCGAGGCGCTACGGCTCAAGCAAGCGCGGCGACAGGGCCCCGCACGGCACCAGCTCCACCTCCGCCCCCGCGTCCCGCACATCCGCCAGCACCAGTTCGTCGTACATCAGCAACCCCGACTGCTCGGGCCAGACCACCGCCCACAGCCACATGCCGAGCGCCTCACCGGCGAAAACGGCCCGGTCGCCCGGCGCTCCGGTGACATGCCACAGCGGCGTCGGCCGCCCCGCGGCGAGCACCTTGGCGTGAGCCGGCTTGCCGACGTCCATGGACGGCCCCGGGTCCGGACCGTCGATACCCGCGTACCGCGCGCCGAGGCCGACACCCAACTCCTCGGCCACCAGGATCAGCTCGCCCATCCCGCCGAGCGGCCCGGGCCCGGTGCAGGCCACGGCCGTGGCGCGGCCGCCCGTGCGGTCGTCGCCCGCGCAGGCCACGCCCGTGAACAGCCAGCCGACCGGCAGCGGCCAGGGCATCCACACCGGCACCTGAGTCCGGTGCACCACGACGTTGAGGGCGTCGACGCTGGGCGGTATCACAGGCTGCACCGGATGAACGGTGCCGTGCACATCGCACTGCCAGGAGTCGGAGAAGAGGCCGGGAGCCCTGACCCGGCCACCGCACTTCGGGCAACTGGGTTCGCCCCTCATAGGGCCCCACGGTCCTACCCCCGCCCCGCCGCGTCAAGGACGATCACCCAACCGGACGGAACCCTTCACCCCCATATTAGATGTAACTTGCATTAGTTAGCGTGGCTAACTTAGTATGTGTATATACCAACTACCTCGTCTCGGGAAAGGGAGCAAGCAATGGACCCCTTCGACGCCGGAGCGGGCGGCCTCCTCAAGCAGCCCAAGTCCGTGTGGGCGACCGCCGGAGCGTCGGTCGTCGCCTTCATGGGCATCGGACTCGTCGACCCGATCCTGCCGTCCATCGCCTCGGGCCTGAACGCCTCGGCCGGCCAGGTCTCCCTGCTGTTCACCTCGTACTTCCTCATCACCGCGATCGCGATGCTGGTCACCGGCTTCGTCTCCAGCCGCATCGGCGGAAGGAAGACCCTGCTGCTCGGCCTCGCCCTGGTCGTGGTCTTCGCGGGACTGTCGGGCACCTCCGGATCCGTCGGCGAACTGGTCGGATTCCGGGCCGGCTGGGGCCTCGGCAACGCGCTGTTCGTCTCGACGGCCCTCGCGGTCATCGTCGGAGCGGCGGCGGGCGGCAGCGCGGCGGCGATCCTGCTGTACGAGTCGGCCCTCGGCCTCGGCATGGCCTGCGGTCCGCTGCTGGGCGCCCTGCTCGGCGACGCGAGCTGGCGCTACCCGTTCTTCGGTACGGCCTTCCTGATGGCCGTCGGCTTCCTGTGCATCGCGGTGTTCCTGCGGGAGCAGCCGAAGCCGGCCCGCAAGACCTCACTCCTGGACCCGATCAAGGCCCTCGGGCACGGCGGCCTCGCCTCGGCGGCGATCTCGGCGTTCTTCTACAACTACACGTTCTTCACCGTGCTGGCCTTCACCCCGTTCGTGCTGAACATGAGCCCGTACCGCTCGGGTGCGGTGTTCTTCGCCTGGGGTGTGCTGCTCGCCGTGTTCTCGGTGATCGTGGCACCGCGCCTGCAGAAGCGGTTCGGCTCGCTGAAGGTGCTCGGCGGTTCCCTGGTGCTGCTCGCTGCCGACGTGCTCGTGCTCGGCTACGGCGACCACACCACGGCCGTCGTCTGCACGATCCTGTCCGGTGCCTTCATCGGCGTGAACAACACCGTCTACACCGAGCTGGCCCTCGGCGTCTCGGACGCGCCCCGGCCGGTGGCGAGCGCGGGCTACAACTTCGTGCGCTGGTTCGCGGCGGCGGCCGCACCGTTCTTCGCACCGAGGATCGAGGAGTGGACCGACATCCACATCCCCTTCGTGGTCGCGGCCGTCACGGCCGTACTGGGCGCCGTCGTCGTGGTCGTACGCCGCAAGGCCCTCACCCACGAGGCCGAGGAGCTGGAGCCGAGGCACGCGACCGAGGACAGCGTCACCGTCTTCGCCAACTGAGCCAACTGATGCTTTTCGGCCATGGGTTGGTGAGGTTCCTCACTCAGGCCTCAGTCCACCTCACTCCAGCGGGACGGACTTCCGGGACGGATCCCGGAGGTCCGTCCCTTGGTTCAGCCACCGCTCCTGGAGCGCCTGCGCGCCGTGCACCCGCTTCCAG of the Streptomyces koelreuteriae genome contains:
- a CDS encoding PHP domain-containing protein, which gives rise to MRIDLHTHSTASDGTDTPAELVRKAAAAGLDVVALTDHDTTRGHAEAIAALPEGLTLVTGAEFSCRLDGVSMHMLAYLFDAAEPALLAERELVRDDRVPRAQGMIAKLQALGVPVTWEQVARIAGDGSVGRPHVASALVELGVVPTVNDAFSPDWLADGGRAYVEKHETDPFEAIRLIKGAGGVAVFAHPAASKRGRTVPEAAIAEMAAAGLDGVEVDHMEHDADTRARLRGLAKELGLLVTGSSDYHGSRKTCVLGEYTTDPEVYGEITRRAFGAFPVPGAGGV
- a CDS encoding NYN domain-containing protein; the encoded protein is MNDDLAALSARIDHTNELLQRMLAEVAKTPSTHAIFVDAGYLYAAAGRLAAGTEDRRAFDLDAEGLIDALIDKARTIFADSRLLRVYWYDGARRRIHTAEQQTIAELPDVKVRLGNLNANNQQKGVDSLIRSDLESLARHRAISDAALLGGDEDLVSAVEAAQGYGARVHLWGIEAPEGRNQAEPLLWEVDSQRTLDLDFFKPYVSRRTAAAFEATTGRPTREDVRFVGAQIAAKWLAARGRETLGELLHGHPYLPGSVDQDLLVEAEGLLQYSLRGQADLRRALRDGFWEHLRAQY
- a CDS encoding trypsin-like serine peptidase, whose amino-acid sequence is MSETGRSNGELHQQARDEAARRYEDSTAERERIEGELAAGVRFPDAPDALAVRADRILERGGLSPSAVVADIHAEAMDLPDANERIIDLSNELQAWSFLPRGVRAGSSVARITLRRDGRELPHGTGFLVSPRLMLTNHHVLPDESFARRCFAEFNAQVTVDNLPDATVRMELDPGAFFAADRRLDFALVAVAPAPDGRPPGEIFGWNRLSVQIGKLVLGEKVNIIGHPDGRLKEIVLRDNAVLVRLDDFVHYRTDTRPGNSGSPVFNDQWEVVALHHSGVPKKDDRGRVLRKDGQPWHEGDGDDAIEWVANEGVRISVILKHLARLDLDPARRALLTEMGPDSGLDQSTAPLPAPTLPGVTPPPASTTPATESGTDAQQPKVGRPARSTAFGGRRHLLFLHGRDQHGKVPEVLRREWTAGLNRGLTLASLPPIDPQDVWFPFYGTRLHNLVTGQESAVEAIGLDEVSAAAAAEIFAAKSPTGSYDRLLYEAAARAGMPQNGPAATEGFGAGLVGTLHRPLSWLAARSDLDEWTIATFLRDVDLYLGDSAVRQSVLDSVMATMPTTGELVLVTHSLGTVVGLDLLTRLPETLDPVLLVTAGSPLGLDGVNERLLARGPHRPPRVRDWVNVWCPTDSVAIGCPLEDERWGKLTQLAVSNGRDRAHKIDEYLAHSEAAGAIGSVLGRT
- a CDS encoding DUF6758 family protein, with the protein product MRGEPSCPKCGGRVRAPGLFSDSWQCDVHGTVHPVQPVIPPSVDALNVVVHRTQVPVWMPWPLPVGWLFTGVACAGDDRTGGRATAVACTGPGPLGGMGELILVAEELGVGLGARYAGIDGPDPGPSMDVGKPAHAKVLAAGRPTPLWHVTGAPGDRAVFAGEALGMWLWAVVWPEQSGLLMYDELVLADVRDAGAEVELVPCGALSPRLLEP
- a CDS encoding MarC family protein, producing the protein MFELAVFGSLFLTLFVIMDPPGITPIFLALTAGRPAKVQKRMAFQAVCVAGGVITVFGLLGHQILDYLHVSVPALMIAGGLLLLLIALDLLTGKTDEPKQTKDVNVALVPLGMPLLAGPGAIVSVILAVQKAHSVAAQVSVWAAILAIHVVLWLVMRYSLVIIRIIKDGGVVLVTRLAGMMLSAIAVQQIINGVTQVIQGS
- a CDS encoding MFS transporter, translated to MDPFDAGAGGLLKQPKSVWATAGASVVAFMGIGLVDPILPSIASGLNASAGQVSLLFTSYFLITAIAMLVTGFVSSRIGGRKTLLLGLALVVVFAGLSGTSGSVGELVGFRAGWGLGNALFVSTALAVIVGAAAGGSAAAILLYESALGLGMACGPLLGALLGDASWRYPFFGTAFLMAVGFLCIAVFLREQPKPARKTSLLDPIKALGHGGLASAAISAFFYNYTFFTVLAFTPFVLNMSPYRSGAVFFAWGVLLAVFSVIVAPRLQKRFGSLKVLGGSLVLLAADVLVLGYGDHTTAVVCTILSGAFIGVNNTVYTELALGVSDAPRPVASAGYNFVRWFAAAAAPFFAPRIEEWTDIHIPFVVAAVTAVLGAVVVVVRRKALTHEAEELEPRHATEDSVTVFAN